From a region of the uncultured Propionivibrio sp. genome:
- a CDS encoding acyl-homoserine-lactone synthase, producing MDILSGMRAGLPAGLYRRLASYRHEVFVDMLGWSDLATPERLERDQFDREDTVYVVARDGKGRINGCARLLPTVRPYLLAEVFPELLNGAVSPSSPDVWELSRFAAVDVSAASSAQRGQFSSPIAVALLEGAIETAVGLGAKRLITVSPLGVERLLRLAGFRAHRAGPPVVVGGYPLFACWIEFNPV from the coding sequence ATGGATATTCTTTCTGGAATGCGTGCCGGTTTGCCGGCCGGTTTGTATCGTCGCCTGGCATCGTATCGTCACGAGGTATTTGTCGACATGCTGGGGTGGTCCGATCTGGCGACGCCGGAGCGTCTTGAGCGCGACCAGTTTGACCGCGAAGACACCGTCTATGTGGTTGCAAGGGATGGCAAAGGGCGCATCAACGGGTGTGCGCGTTTGTTGCCGACCGTCCGGCCCTATTTGCTCGCCGAGGTTTTTCCGGAATTGCTCAACGGCGCCGTTTCCCCCTCGTCTCCCGATGTGTGGGAGCTTTCGCGTTTTGCCGCCGTCGATGTTTCCGCGGCTTCTTCCGCTCAGCGTGGCCAGTTTTCGTCACCCATTGCCGTTGCCCTTCTTGAAGGAGCGATCGAGACGGCGGTGGGCTTGGGAGCGAAACGGCTGATCACCGTTTCTCCGCTGGGTGTCGAGCGCCTGTTGCGTCTTGCAGGTTTTCGCGCTCACCGGGCAGGGCCTCCGGTGGTTGTCGGTGGGTATCCTCTCTTTGCCTGCTGGATCGAGTTCAATCCAGTGTGA
- a CDS encoding DUF4902 domain-containing protein: MSQSFLKSKSDDASIPFSVPSQDGYLRLSAAAFLSLSMRHFLSGVDTDPVERLAACGAPAAITGYTEWVSTSLPAVSIGWDWSLQISTGRPRYVRDGLPRSNMMLIDPASGRDMGDEATATWIVLWIDQQAWEASVRDHIAMRYS; encoded by the coding sequence ATGAGCCAATCATTCCTGAAAAGCAAGTCCGACGATGCGTCAATTCCGTTTTCTGTCCCGTCTCAGGATGGGTATCTGCGTCTGTCGGCTGCGGCGTTTCTGTCCTTGTCCATGAGGCATTTCCTCTCGGGGGTTGATACGGATCCGGTCGAACGCCTTGCCGCGTGCGGCGCTCCTGCGGCGATCACCGGGTATACGGAGTGGGTGTCCACTTCCCTGCCTGCGGTATCGATCGGCTGGGACTGGTCGCTGCAGATTTCCACGGGGAGGCCGAGATACGTTCGAGACGGCTTGCCGCGATCGAACATGATGCTTATTGATCCGGCGAGCGGTCGCGACATGGGTGACGAGGCAACGGCAACATGGATTGTCCTCTGGATCGACCAACAGGCATGGGAGGCTTCGGTCCGGGATCATATTGCCATGCGGTATTCCTGA
- a CDS encoding autoinducer binding domain-containing protein has product MIKDWENELLHRLRQASTEQLLIAELKAEARRLGFDHCAYGVRLPLQLSKPRIIMFNTYPTTWQKRYQSRNYQCIDPTVQHGVRSQAPLIWTDEVFRNTREFWEEARGYGLRYGWSQSAVGPQSLRGMLTLSRRHGSLTASELNAHGYQLVWLTQVVHQCMSKLLSARLLPEADVDLSLREKDVLRWTAEGNSSTEIAEALSITERTVNFHIANILKKMNCTNRTAAAVRATLLGLLD; this is encoded by the coding sequence ATGATAAAGGATTGGGAAAACGAACTGCTCCACCGCCTGCGCCAAGCGAGTACCGAGCAACTGCTGATCGCCGAACTCAAGGCGGAAGCACGCCGCCTCGGATTCGATCACTGCGCCTATGGCGTTCGACTTCCCCTGCAACTGAGCAAACCCAGGATCATCATGTTCAATACGTATCCGACGACATGGCAGAAGCGCTACCAGTCGCGGAACTACCAATGCATCGACCCGACAGTCCAGCACGGCGTGCGATCGCAGGCGCCGCTCATCTGGACTGACGAGGTCTTTCGCAACACGCGGGAATTCTGGGAAGAGGCGCGCGGTTATGGACTGCGCTACGGCTGGTCACAATCGGCGGTGGGCCCGCAGAGTCTGCGCGGAATGCTGACGCTGTCGCGGCGACATGGCTCCCTGACCGCATCGGAACTGAACGCGCACGGCTACCAGTTGGTCTGGCTGACGCAGGTCGTGCATCAGTGCATGAGCAAGCTGCTCTCGGCCAGACTGCTTCCGGAAGCCGATGTCGATCTGTCGCTCCGGGAAAAGGATGTCCTGCGCTGGACCGCGGAAGGAAATTCCTCGACGGAAATCGCCGAGGCCCTCAGCATCACCGAGCGCACCGTCAATTTCCACATCGCCAACATCCTGAAAAAAATGAACTGCACCAACCGGACAGCTGCTGCGGTACGCGCGACGCTGCTCGGTTTGCTGGACTGA